The Streptomyces capitiformicae genome contains the following window.
CCAGTCCGGCAGCAGCTGTTCGGCCCGCTCGGTGAGCAGCATGCCCTTCAGATGCACCCGATGGCTCGCCCGCTGAGCCGGGCTGACGGCCGACGGCAGGACGTACGCCACACCCCGGATCCCGGCCAGCGGCACGTCCAGCTCGATCGCGTCCAGCGGAGTGAACCCGAACAGGTCGTGACAGTGCCGCGCGAGGGCCACCCTGCGGGTGGCGGGGGAGGGGTACGCACGGTCCCAGGGCGCGGGCAGATCGGTGACCGCCTCGTCGCCCACCCGGACGTCGTACGGCAGCAGCGACCCGAAGTCCCGGGCCAGCGACAGCACGCGCGCGTGGGAGAGCCATTCGGCGGCGCCGGGCCGCGCGATCAGGTGCACCGTCGTACCGGGCTCGGGGTGCGCCTCGTCGGGCAGCGTCCGCACGGTGTACGACCCGTCGTCGGTCGCCGTCCACTCCACGGGCGGCGCCCCGGGCGTACGGGCGCTGCGGCTGACCACCCGGATGCGTTCGGCGACCACGAAGCACGCCAGCAGCCCGATGCCGAACTGCCCCAGGAAGTCCGAGCGGACCTCCCGGAGCCCGTCGGCGATCCCGTCGGCCCGCTTGGAACTGCGGCCGATCGTGGCCAGCAGATCGTGCACATCGGACTCGGTGAGCCCCACGCCGGAGTCCTCCACCCGCAGCGCGCCGCCCTCGGCGAACAGCCGCACCCGGGCGGGCGCGTCGGGCTGCTCGGCACGCCGCGCGGTGATCGCGTCCACGGCGTTCTGCAGCAACTCCCGCAGGTAGACCTTCGGACTGGAATAGAGGTGGTGCGAGAGGAGATCCACCAGGCCACGCAGATCGACCTGGAACGTATGAGGCGAGTGGGATGAGTGAGGTGTCCGGGGTGCCTGGGATGACTGTGAGGTCATTGAATCCATCGTCGCAGCGCCGGTGGGTGGGATTCTGGCGACGGCGGCGGGGTCGGGCGGTCCCGCGAGACGGTGACCGCGGACGGGAGGCGGTACGGACCCTGCCACTGCTGGGCCCGGGAGTGCGCCATCCTAGGCCCGAACGACCCGTCTGACCAGCAGATTTCAAGGACGTATACGGGATTGTCAGTGGGTTGGTGTGCAATGGATCCCGTGCCCGCGCTCGAAGAACTGCTCAAGAACACGCTCGGCGCCGCCACCGCGAAGGTGATGGCCGAGCACCTCGGCCTGCACACCGTCGGCGACCTGCTCCACCACTACCCGCGCAGATACGAGGAGCGCGGCCAGCTCACCCACCTCGCCGACCTGCCCATGGACGAGCACGTCACCGTGGTCGCCCAGGTCGCCGACGCCCGACTGCACACCTTCGCCTCCGCCAAGGCGCCCCGCGGCAAGGGCCAGCGCCTCGAAGTGACCATCACCGACGGCAGCGGCCGCCTCCAGCTCGTCTTCTTCGGCAACGGCGTGCACAAACCCCACAAGGAGCTCCTCCCCGGCACCCGCGCCCTGTTCGCCGGCAAGGTCTCCGTCTTCAACCGCCGCCTCCAACTGGCGCACCCGGCCTACGAACTCCTGCGCGGCGACGACGTCTCCGAGACCGTCGACACCTGGGCCGGCGCCCTCATCCCGATCTACCCGGCCACCGCCAAGCTGGAGTCCTGGAAGATCGCCAAGGCGGTCCAGACAGTGCTCCCGAGCGCCCAGGAAGCCGTGGACCCCCTGCCCGACTCGCTCCGCGCGGGCCGCGGCCTGGTCCCCCTCCCCGAAGCCCTCCTGAAGATCCACCGTCCCCACACCAAGGCGGACATCGACTCCGCCCGCGACCGCCTCAAGTGGGACGAGGCCTTCGTCCTCCAGGTGGCCCTCGCCCGCCGCCGCCACGCCGACGCCCAACTCCCCGCCGCGGTTCGCAAACCCACCCCCGACGGCCTCCTCACCGCCTTCGACGCCCGCCTCCCCTTCACCCTCACCGAGGGCCAGCGCAAGGTCTCCAAGGAGATCTTCGACGACCTGGCCACCGAGCATCCGATGCACCGCCTGCTTCAGGGAGAGGTCGGCTCGGGCAAGGCCCAGCCTCTCGACTCGCTGGTGCTCACTCCCGCCGGTTTCCGCCGGATGGGGGACTTGAGCGTGGGGGACGAGGTTGTCGTGCCCGACGGGGAGATCGCGCTGATCGACGGCGTCTTCCCACAAGGAGAGCGCGATGTCTGGCGGCTGGTGCTGTCCGACGGCAGCTCTGTCGAGTGCGACGACGAGCATCTCTGGATCGTCGGTACGGGCTGCGGGGGGCACCGAGGGCAGGAACCCAAGGTCATGACCGCTCGGGAGATCCGTCTCGACACCTTCAAGGCAAACGGATCCTCGAAGTGGTACATCCCGGCCGCAACCCCCGTCGACCTCGGAGACGATTCAGGACTGCCGTTGGATCCCTACCTGTTCGGCCTCCTCCTGGGGGACGGCTCGTTCCGCCACAACCTGCGCTTCTCCACGATCGACGAGGAGATTCGAGATGCCGTGGCAGCCGCGGTCGCGCCGGAATGCCGACTGGTGCCGGTAAAGGGCTCCGGCTGCGACTACACGATCCAGCTGACGGAACGTGCCGGCGGCGTCCGCAATCCCGTGATCCAGACGCTGCGCGACCTGAACCTGTGGGGTCTCACGTCACCTGGGAAGTTCGTGCCGGACGACTTCAAGAACACGTCGGTCAAGAACCGTCTGGCCCTGCTGCAAGGCCTTCTGGACACGGATGGCACCGTCCAGGCGGACGGTCTGAACATCTCGCTCTGTTCGGTCTCGCGCAGGCTGGCGGACGACGTCGCCTGGCTCGTGCGATCGCTGGGTGGCCGTGCACGGGTTCTGCCGAAGCGCGCCGCATTCAATGTCTCGGTCGCCCTGCCCGAGGAACACGCGCCGTTCCGGCTGACCCGCAAGGCCGACCGCGTACGGGCTCGGCCGAACACGTTTCGACGTGGAATCCGGGCCGTCGAGCATGTGGGCCGCAAGCCGGTCCAGTGCATCAGCGTCGCCCACCCGAGCCATGCCTACGTCACCGACAACTTCACGGTCACCCACAACACCATGGTGGCCCTCCGAGCCATGCTCGCCGTCGTCGACGCGGGCGGGCAGGCCGCGATGCTCGCGCCCACCGAGGTGCTCGCCCAGCAGCACCACCGGTCGGTCACCGAGATGATGGGCGAGCTGGCCGAGGGGGGGATGCTGGGCGGGGCCGAGCACGCCACCAAGGTGGTGCTGCTCACCGGTTCGATGGGCGCCGCGGCCCGCAGGCAGGCCCTGCTGGACCTGGTCACCGGCGAGGCGGGCATCGTCATCGGCACCCACGCGCTGATCGAGGACAAGGTGCAGTTCCACGACCTGGGCCTGGTCGTCGTGGACGAACAGCACCGCTTCGGCGTGGAACAGCGCGACGCGCTGCGCGGCAAGGGCAAGCAGCCGCCCCACCTCCTCGTCATGACGGCCACCCCCATTCCGCGCACGGTCGCCATGACCGTCTTCGGCGACCTGGAGACCTCGGTCCTCGACCAACTCCCCGCCGGCCGCTCACCCATCGCCAGCCATGTCGTACCGGCCGCCGACAAACCCCACTTCCTCGCCCGCGCCTGGGAGCGGATCCGCGAGGAGGTCGAGAACGGCCACCAGGCGTACGTGGTCTGCCCCCGCATCGGCGATGAGGAGGACGACCCGAAGAAGGCCAAGAAGTCCCCCGAGGACGAGGCCGAGAAGCGCCCACCCCTCGCGGTCCTCGATGTCGCCGACCACCTTGCCAAGGGCCCGCTCAACGGCATCGAGGTCGAGGTCCTGCACGGCCGTATGCACCCCGACGACAAGGACGCCGTGATGCGCCGCTTCGCCGCCGGCGAGACGCACGTCCTGGTCGCCACCACGGTCATCGAGGTCGGCGTCAACGTTCCGAACGCCACGGCGATGGTCATCATGGACGCCGACCGCTTCGGCGTCTCCCAGCTCCACCAGCTCCGCGGCCGGGTGGGCCGAGGCTCGGCAGCGGGCCTGTGTCTCCTGGTTACCGAGATGGCCGAGGCCAGCGCGGCCCGCCAACGCCTCAACGCCGTCGCAGCCACCCTCGACGGCTTCGAACTCTCCCGCATCGACCTGGAACAACGCCGAGAAGGCGACGTACTCGGCCAGGCCCAGTCCGGCGCCCGCACCAGCCTCCGGATGCTGGCCGTCATCGAGGACGAGGAGATCATCGCGGAGGCGAGGGAGGAGGCGGCGGCGGTAGTGGCCGAAGACCCGGACCTACAGCACCTCCCCGGCCTGCGCACGGCCCTGGACGCCCTGTTGGACGAGGAGAGGGAACAGTACTTGGACAAGGGTTGAGGACCAGCGCGCCCCAGGAGGTGCGGGGCTGTGTCGACATGCGGCTTCGCCAGGTGGGCGCGACAAGCCACGATGGACCCGAAGTGGCCGACGGCGACCAGGCACCCACCTCCTCCCGCCTGCCAAACTGAACCGTAAAGCCGCCCACGAAGAAGGACTCCCCCAATGACCCGCGTGATCGCCGGCGCCGCCGGCGGACGGCGCCTCTCCGTGCCGCCCGGCACCGGAACCCGGCCCACCTCCGACCGCGCACGCGAGGGCCTCTTCTCCACCTGGGAATCCCTCCTCGGCGGCCCCCTGGACGGCGAACGGGTCCTCGACCTCTACGCCGGCTCCGGCGCCGTAGGCCTGGAGGCCCTCTCCCGAGGCGCCGCCCACGCCCTCCTCGTCGAGGCCGACGCGAGAGCGGCCCGCACGGTCCGCGACAACGTCAGATCGCTCGGCCTTCCCGGAGCCGAGGTCAGGTCGGGCAAAGCGGAGCAGATCGTTCATGGCCCGGCCCCGGAGACGCCGTACGACCTCGTCTTCCTGGACCCCCCGTACGCCGTCTCGGATGACGATCTTCTAGAGATTCTCCTCACACTCCGTACGGGGGGCTGGCTCGGCGAGGAAGCCCTCGTCACCGTGGAGCGCAGCACCAGAGGCGGCGAATTCCGCTGGCCGACCGGTTTCGAAGCGATCAGGTCCCGTCGCTACGGCGAGGGAACGTTTTGGTACGGTCGCGCCGCCTCCACGTGCGAAGACGCATGATGACCGGACCGAAGAGCGAGGGATCCCAAGTGCGCCGAGCCGTCTGTCCGGGGTCGTTCGACCCCATCACCAACGGACACCTCGACATCATTGGCCGCGCCTCCAAGCTGTACGACGAGGTCTACGTCGCCGTGATGATCAACAAGTCCAAGAAGGGCCTGTTCGAGGTCGAGGAGCGGATCGAGCTGATCCGCGAGGTCACCGCCGACTACGAGAACGTACGGGTCGAGGCCTTCCACGGCCTCCTCGTCGACTTCTGCAAGCAGCGCGACATCCCGGCCATCGTCAAGGGCCTGCGCGCGGTCAGCGACTTCGACTACGAGCTGCAGATGGCCCAGATGAACAACGGCCTCTCCGGCGTGGAGACCCTCTTCGTCCCCACCAACCCCACCTACAGCTTCCTGTCCTCCTCCCTGGTCAAGGAGGTCGCGACCTGGGGCGGCGACGTCTCCCACCTGGTGCCCCCGCTGGTCCTCCAGGCGCTGAACGAGCGTCTGAAGCAGGACTGAGGGGACGGCGGTCGTCCACTGGCCGTACAGTCGACCCGACCGTCTCCAACACAGCTGTAGAGAGTGGCGAGCACACGGTGGACCACACGGTGGACGTGCAGAAGAAGCTCGACGAGATCGTCTCGGTCGTCTCCGGCGCCCGGGCCATGCCCATGTCGGCCTCGTGCGTGGTCAACCGCGCCCAACTGCTCTCGCTGCTCGAAGAGGTGCGCGCGGCGCTGCCCGACTCCCTCGCCCAGGCGCAGGAGCTGATCGGCGACCGCGAGCACATGGTGGAGCGGGCCCGGATGGAGGCCGAGCGGATCATCGAGACCGCGCACGCCGAGCGCGGCTCCCTGATCTCCGACACCGAGGTCGCCCGCCGCTCCCAGAACGAGGCCGACCGCATCCTCGCCGAGGCCCGCCAGGAAGCCGAAGAGGTCCGCGCCGAGGCCGACGACTACGTCGACTCCAAGCTCGCCAACTTCGAGGTCGTCCTCACCAAGACCCTCGGCTCCGTCGGCCGCGGCCGCGAGAAGCTCCTCGGCACCGGCCCCGGCGTCGACGAACAGGGCTACGAGGACGAGGACGCTCCGGAGCGCAGCCACGACCCCGAGACCCTGCGCCGCGACGCGGACGCGTACGTGGACGCCAAGCTCGGTGCCTTCGAGGCCGTCCTCGCCAAGACTTTGGAGGCCGTCGGCCGCGGCCGGCAGAAGCTCCACGGCCGGATCGCCACCGACGACCTCGGCGCCCTCGCCCTGAACGACGACGGCACCTCCCCCCGGCCCACCAGCGACGCCGACTACCTGGCCGAGCTCGCCGCGCTCACCGACACCCCCGCCCAGCAGCCCTCCGCGGTGCCGGGGCAGTCGTCGTACGGTCAGCAGCAGGACGCGTACCGGGCGACGGCGTACCAGCAGGATCCGTACGGCGGCTACCAGCAGCAGTACGCCCAGCCCCAGCAGGCGGCCGACCCCTACGGCTACCAGCAGGCCGACCCGTACGCGGCCGGCTACCCGCAGCAGCCGTCGTACGACCCGAACCAGGAACAGCAGGGGCATCAGGGGTACGCACAGCCCCCGGCCAATGCCCTCGACGAGACCAGCCTCTTCGACACCACCATGATCACCGCGGAGCAGCTGCGCCGCTACGAGCAGGGCCGCTGACAGCGGATTGGGCCGAGAGCGAAAGGTCCAGTATCCTGGCTCTTCGGTCGCGCGTACGTCCGCGATCAACGCTGCCCGGGAAGCATCGAAGGGCGGCATCCCAGAGCTTCAAGATCGAAAGCAGGAATGGCCCTGAACGCCCGCCTCGACCACCGCAACCCTCTCGTGTTCGACACACACGAGCTGGGGCGGCGTCCTGGCGCGCTGCAGCGCCTGACCCGTGAGATCGACGCTCCCAAGGACCTCGGGATCCAGGGAGTGATCGGAGTGCCGGAAGGCGCGCCGGTGGGGCTCGAACTCCGCCTGGAGTCGGTCATGGAAGGTGTGCTCGTCACTGGCACCGCCCGTGCCAAGGCCGAGGGGGAGTGCGTAAGGTGTCTGGAGCCGCTTGAGCTGGAGCTCGACGCGGACTACCAGGAGATGTTCTCGTACCCTGACGCCGACGACCGGGGCCGCCCCAAGGCGGAGCCGGCCGACGACGCCGAGGAAGACGAGGACAGGCTCTTCATCGAGGACGGCCTGTTCGACCTCGAACCCGTGCTGCGTGACGCGGTGGTGCTCGCACTGCCGATGCAGCCGGTGTGCCAGGACGACTGCCCCGGCCTGTGCTCCCAGTGCGGAGCCCGGCTCGCGGACGACCCGGACCACCACCACGACGCCGTCGACATCCGTTGGGCGGCACTGCAGGGACTCGCCGGTTCACTCGAAGATGGCGAGAAGGACGAGATGAGCGGCGCCGAAGCTGGCGTCGACGAGAAGCAGGAGAAGTAGCCGTGGCTGTTCCGAAGCGGAAGATGTCGCGCAGCAACACGCGCCACCGCCGGTCGCAGTGGAAGGCTGCGGTCCCCACCCTGGTTGCGTGCGAGCGCTGCCACGAGCCCAAGCAGCAGCACATCGCGTGCCCGTCTTGCGGCACCTAC
Protein-coding sequences here:
- a CDS encoding helicase-related protein — translated: MDPVPALEELLKNTLGAATAKVMAEHLGLHTVGDLLHHYPRRYEERGQLTHLADLPMDEHVTVVAQVADARLHTFASAKAPRGKGQRLEVTITDGSGRLQLVFFGNGVHKPHKELLPGTRALFAGKVSVFNRRLQLAHPAYELLRGDDVSETVDTWAGALIPIYPATAKLESWKIAKAVQTVLPSAQEAVDPLPDSLRAGRGLVPLPEALLKIHRPHTKADIDSARDRLKWDEAFVLQVALARRRHADAQLPAAVRKPTPDGLLTAFDARLPFTLTEGQRKVSKEIFDDLATEHPMHRLLQGEVGSGKAQPLDSLVLTPAGFRRMGDLSVGDEVVVPDGEIALIDGVFPQGERDVWRLVLSDGSSVECDDEHLWIVGTGCGGHRGQEPKVMTAREIRLDTFKANGSSKWYIPAATPVDLGDDSGLPLDPYLFGLLLGDGSFRHNLRFSTIDEEIRDAVAAAVAPECRLVPVKGSGCDYTIQLTERAGGVRNPVIQTLRDLNLWGLTSPGKFVPDDFKNTSVKNRLALLQGLLDTDGTVQADGLNISLCSVSRRLADDVAWLVRSLGGRARVLPKRAAFNVSVALPEEHAPFRLTRKADRVRARPNTFRRGIRAVEHVGRKPVQCISVAHPSHAYVTDNFTVTHNTMVALRAMLAVVDAGGQAAMLAPTEVLAQQHHRSVTEMMGELAEGGMLGGAEHATKVVLLTGSMGAAARRQALLDLVTGEAGIVIGTHALIEDKVQFHDLGLVVVDEQHRFGVEQRDALRGKGKQPPHLLVMTATPIPRTVAMTVFGDLETSVLDQLPAGRSPIASHVVPAADKPHFLARAWERIREEVENGHQAYVVCPRIGDEEDDPKKAKKSPEDEAEKRPPLAVLDVADHLAKGPLNGIEVEVLHGRMHPDDKDAVMRRFAAGETHVLVATTVIEVGVNVPNATAMVIMDADRFGVSQLHQLRGRVGRGSAAGLCLLVTEMAEASAARQRLNAVAATLDGFELSRIDLEQRREGDVLGQAQSGARTSLRMLAVIEDEEIIAEAREEAAAVVAEDPDLQHLPGLRTALDALLDEEREQYLDKG
- the rsmD gene encoding 16S rRNA (guanine(966)-N(2))-methyltransferase RsmD, with translation MTRVIAGAAGGRRLSVPPGTGTRPTSDRAREGLFSTWESLLGGPLDGERVLDLYAGSGAVGLEALSRGAAHALLVEADARAARTVRDNVRSLGLPGAEVRSGKAEQIVHGPAPETPYDLVFLDPPYAVSDDDLLEILLTLRTGGWLGEEALVTVERSTRGGEFRWPTGFEAIRSRRYGEGTFWYGRAASTCEDA
- the coaD gene encoding pantetheine-phosphate adenylyltransferase, which translates into the protein MRRAVCPGSFDPITNGHLDIIGRASKLYDEVYVAVMINKSKKGLFEVEERIELIREVTADYENVRVEAFHGLLVDFCKQRDIPAIVKGLRAVSDFDYELQMAQMNNGLSGVETLFVPTNPTYSFLSSSLVKEVATWGGDVSHLVPPLVLQALNERLKQD
- a CDS encoding ATP synthase subunit B family protein translates to MDVQKKLDEIVSVVSGARAMPMSASCVVNRAQLLSLLEEVRAALPDSLAQAQELIGDREHMVERARMEAERIIETAHAERGSLISDTEVARRSQNEADRILAEARQEAEEVRAEADDYVDSKLANFEVVLTKTLGSVGRGREKLLGTGPGVDEQGYEDEDAPERSHDPETLRRDADAYVDAKLGAFEAVLAKTLEAVGRGRQKLHGRIATDDLGALALNDDGTSPRPTSDADYLAELAALTDTPAQQPSAVPGQSSYGQQQDAYRATAYQQDPYGGYQQQYAQPQQAADPYGYQQADPYAAGYPQQPSYDPNQEQQGHQGYAQPPANALDETSLFDTTMITAEQLRRYEQGR
- a CDS encoding YceD family protein, yielding MALNARLDHRNPLVFDTHELGRRPGALQRLTREIDAPKDLGIQGVIGVPEGAPVGLELRLESVMEGVLVTGTARAKAEGECVRCLEPLELELDADYQEMFSYPDADDRGRPKAEPADDAEEDEDRLFIEDGLFDLEPVLRDAVVLALPMQPVCQDDCPGLCSQCGARLADDPDHHHDAVDIRWAALQGLAGSLEDGEKDEMSGAEAGVDEKQEK
- the rpmF gene encoding 50S ribosomal protein L32, with the translated sequence MAVPKRKMSRSNTRHRRSQWKAAVPTLVACERCHEPKQQHIACPSCGTYNKRQVLEV